In Phlebotomus papatasi isolate M1 chromosome 1, Ppap_2.1, whole genome shotgun sequence, the following proteins share a genomic window:
- the LOC129809182 gene encoding probable ATP-dependent RNA helicase DDX43 has translation MAANYNGSLMAGTRNFPPRTFTARKSSHGPEECFRYEINSSCTGKVIGRGGSKIKEIQEQCQVFVRVDKSTSDQGVAVVEIKGDAKGIELAKRMIDDTVTNRDEGQREQRRMPEGGHRNFQKSDRRDRGFQSHQFSGNSPSMQFRNTETKQFPEDDFTPIDWKSINQAQEEKRNEMLKALPPLIKKFYEVHPEVASMTTEQIDAFRKENNNIMVQRTFAKENAQKDDIPNPVIKFEHCFSKYPDIMEEIRKQGFQNPSPIQCQGWPVLMSGEDLIGIAQTGSGKTLAFLLPAMIHTEFQPIPRGQRGGPNVLILAPTRELALQIRDEVAKYHFRGMKSVCIYGGGSVKEQIETVDKGVEIVIATPGRLNDLVARGTIDVSSITYLVLDEADRMLDMGFEPQIRKVLLDIRPDRQTVMTSATWPPGVRRLAQSYMNNPIQVYVGTLDLAAVHTVTQIVEIVDETDKWERILQFVQNMAPNDKAIIFCGRKARADELASELSMSDFNCQCIHGDRDQVDRERAVKDIKSGYVKILIATDVASRGLDIEDITHVVNYDFPKNMEEYVHRVGRTGRAGRSGIALSLITRKDWGSAAELIRILEEASQEIPEELRNMADRFSAMKERRDNERAATGGDRPFRGRRNY, from the coding sequence ATGGCGGCTAATTATAACGGAAGCCTTATGGCAGGAACTAGGAATTTCCCTCCGAGAACTTTCACAGCTAGGAAGTCGTCTCACGGTCCAGAAGAATGTTTCAGGTATGAAATAAACAGTAGTTGCACAGGGAAGGTGATTGGACGTGGTGGTTCCAAAATCAAGGAGATTCAGGAGCAATGTCAGGTGTTTGTAAGAGTGGACAAAAGCACATCCGATCAGGGTGTCGCAGTAGTAGAGATTAAAGGAGATGCCAAAGGAATTGAATTGGCAAAGAGGATGATTGATGATACAGTTACCAATAGGGATGAGGGACAGAGGGAACAGCGCAGGATGCCTGAAGGGGGACACAGGAATTTTCAGAAGTCGGATCGTCGTGACAGAGGCTTCCAATCCCACCAATTTAGCGGCAATTCACCTTCAATGCAATTCCGCAATACAGAGACTAAGCAATTTCCAGAAGATGACTTCACGCCGATTGATTGGAAGAGTATCAATCAGGCGCAAGAGGAAAAGAGGAATGAAATGCTAAAGGCACTTCCACCACTCATAAAGAAATTCTATGAAGTGCATCCGGAAGTGGCTAGCATGACTACCGAGCAGATTGATGCCTTTAGAAAGGAGAATAACAATATCATGGTGCAACGTACTTTTGCCAAAGAAAATGCCCAAAAGGATGATATTCCGAATCCAGTGATAAAGTTTGAGCACTGCTTTTCCAAGTATCCAGACATTATGGAAGAAATCCGGAAGCAGGGCTTTCAGAATCCATCTCCTATTCAGTGCCAAGGATGGCCAGTTTTGATGAGTGGAGAGGAtcttattggaatagcacaGACAGGAAGCGGGAAGACTTTGGCCTTTCTGCTTCCAGCTATGATTCACACTGAATTCCAGCCGATTCCCAGAGGTCAACGAGGTGGTCCTAATGTCTTGATCCTAGCTCCAACTCGAGAACTTGCTCTGCAGATCAGGGATGAAGTGGCTAAATATCACTTCCGTGGAATGAAATCTGTCTGTATTTATGGCGGTGGGAGTGTGAAGGAGCAAATTGAGACAGTGGACAAGGGCGTGGAGATTGTCATCGCTACTCCTGGACGGCTGAATGATCTTGTTGCCAGAGGAACAATAGATGTCAGCTCAATAACTTATCTCGTACTCGATGAAGCTGATCGGATGCTGGACATGGGATTTGAGCCACAAATTCGGAAGGTGCTGCTGGACATTCGTCCGGATCGTCAAACTGTAATGACTTCAGCCACTTGGCCTCCAGGAGTACGACGTTTGGCCCAGAGCTACATGAATAATCCGATTCAGGTGTACGTGGGAACGCTGGATCTGGCAGCTGTTCACACTGTCACCCAAATTGTAGAAATTGTGGATGAAACAGATAAATGGGAACGAATTCTGCAATTTGTCCAGAACATGGCCCCCAATGACAAAGCCATCATCTTCTGTGGAAGGAAGGCTCGAGCTGATGAGCTTGCCAGTGAATTATCCATGAGCGACTTCAATTGCCAGTGCATTCATGGGGATAGGGATCAGGTTGATCGTGAAAGGGCAGTTAAGGATATCAAGTCGGGCTACGTGAAAATCCTTATAGCGACTGATGTTGCATCACGTGGCCTGGATATCGAGGACATTACCCATGTGGTGAATTATGATTTCCCCAAAAATATGGAGGAATATGTCCATCGTGTGGGAAGAACTGGTCGAGCTGGCCGCTCGGGGATTGCACTGTCCCTTATAACAAGGAAAGATTGGGGCTCAGCGGCAGAATTAATCAGAATCTTGGAAGAGGCTTCTCAGGAAATTCCTGAGGAATTGCGAAATATGGCAGATCGTTTCAGTGCAATGAAGGAGCGTAGGGACAATGAGAGGGCTGCGACTGGAGGTGATAGGCCCTTCCGGGGCAGACGCAACTATTAA
- the LOC129809223 gene encoding ubiquitin domain-containing protein 1: MGGCISVNRNTEGETFDASTPSRPATGPGIVPTRKNYPLCHETIRWKSDVPLTEGQLRSKRDEFWDTAPAFEGRKEIWDALRAATVAAEALDFPLAQAILDGANVSVPNGYLTECYDELGTQYKVPIYCLSYPINIVKEDNGRDSPAEYSEPVDGGAEVVLKLRLSSTCTDVKLSVYSKDTIGQCKKKLQSQEDIDACCQRWFYGGKLLGDKMQVEEAHIQPSYVVQVIVNTEHYRHGVNS, from the exons ATGGGTGGGTGCATTAGTGTAAATAGGAACACTGAAGGTGAAACGTTTGATGCTTCAACACCGTCACGTCCCGCCACAG GTCCGGGAATTGTCCCGACACGGAAGAACTACCCACTATGCCATGAAACCATTCGGTGGAAAAGTGATGTGCCACTAACAGAAGGTCAGCTGAGGAGTAAACGCGATGAGTTTTGGGATACAGCTCCAGCTTTTGAGGGACGCAAAGAGATTTGGGATGCCCTGAGGGCAGCTACTGTAGCTGCTGAAGCGCTGGATTTCCCACTTGCTCAGGCAATCCTCGATGGGGCAAATGTATCTGTGCCCAATGGCTACCTCACAGAGTGCTATGACGAATTAGGGACGCAATACAAGGTTCCCATCTACTGCCTGTCATATCCCATTAACATTGTCAAGGAGGACAATGGTCGGGATTCGCCAGCAGAATATTCAGAACCCGTGGATGGCGGGGCAGAGGTTGTGCTCAAGCTGAGACTCAGCTCAACGTGTACAGATGTGAAATTGTCCGTCTATTCCAAGGACACTATCGGACAGTGCAAGAAGAAATTGCAG AGTCAAGAAGACATCGATGCATGCTGCCAGCGATGGTTCTATGGAGGCAAATTACTTGGGGACAAAATGCAAGTGGAGGAAGCTCACATCCAGCCAAGCTATGTTGTCCAAGTAATTGTCAATACGGAACATTATCGACATGGAGTGAATAGCTAG